Proteins co-encoded in one Diprion similis isolate iyDipSimi1 chromosome 13, iyDipSimi1.1, whole genome shotgun sequence genomic window:
- the LOC124413772 gene encoding serine/threonine-protein phosphatase 2A 56 kDa regulatory subunit gamma isoform-like isoform X2, whose product MESVKNKDKGRNGKDGSDLGDEANKTAGGTPGGSTPPPPPTLINKIKYQPGGPVIKKDKRQSSSRFNISKNRELQKLPLLTEAQQGNEREELFIQKLRQCCVLFDFEADPLSDLKWKEVKRGALHEMVEYVTKNRNVITEAIYPEAVNMFAVNLFRTLPPSSNPNGAEFDPEEDEPTLEAAWPHLQLVYEFFLRLLESQDFQPNIAKRYIDHKFVLQLLELFDSEDPRERDFLKTTLHRIYGKFLGLRAYIRKQINNVFYRFIYETEHHNGIAELLEILGSIINGFALPLKEEHKVFLLKVLLPLHKAKSLSVYHPQLAYCVVQFLEKDASLTEPVIRNLLKFWPKTHSPKEVMFLNELEEILDVIEPAEFQKVMDPLFRQLAKCVSSPHFQVAERALYYWNNEYIMSLISDNYSVILPIMYPALYRNSRNHWNKTIHGLIYNALKLFMEMNQKVFDECTQQYYQKERKVLKDRNEAWVRVEALAMRHPGYSSTNIDTNYPYTLPPDDDAEADQTPLIFEKPKAKFTEVRGVPLSNAFDGEKALPTADQPVKMKGLLRRKSELPQDSYTMRALSDHKRADEYLVTPPDPNNC is encoded by the exons ATG GAGTCGGTGAAAAACAAGGACAAGGGAAGGAACGGGAAAGATGGTTCGGACCTTGGCGACGAG GCGAACAAAACGGCTGGGGGAACCCCAGGGGGCAGCACGCCGCCACCCCCGCCAACtctgataaataaaatcaaatatcaaCCCGGGGGACCGGTGATAAAGAAAGATAAACGTCAGAGCAGCTCGAGGTTTAACATATCGAAGAACAGGGAGCTCCAGAAGCTGCCCCTGCTAACAG AAGCGCAGCAGGGTAACGAAAGGGAGGAACTGTTTATACAGAAGCTGAGACAGTGCTGCGTACTCTTTGACTTCGAGGCGGATCCATTATCGGATTTAAAATGGAAGGAGGTGAAGCGAGGCGCGCTGCACGAAATGGTAGAATATGTTACAAAAAACAGAAACGTTATCACCGAAGCCATATATCCGGAGGCTGTGAACATG TTTGCAGTGAACCTTTTCCGGACATTGCCGCCATCGTCGAATCCGAACGGAGCAGAATTCGACCCCGAGGAAGACGAGCCGACCCTGGAAGCAGCCTGGCCACATCTACAATTGGTTTACGAATTTTTCCTACGGCTGTTGGAGTCGCAGGACTTTCAACCCAACATTGCTAAGCGGTACATCGACCACAAGTTTGTTTTACAACTGTTGGAATTGTTCGACTCGGAGGACCCGAGGGAGAGGGACTTTCTCAAAACTACGCTTCACAGAATTTATGGAAAGTTTCTCGGATTAAGGGCTTACATAAGAAAACAGATAAACAACGTTTTCTACCGATTCATATACGAGACGGAACATCATAACGGTATAGCCGAATTGCTGGAAATATTGGGGAG CATTATCAACGGTTTTGCGCTGCCGCTGAAAGAGGAACACAAGGTGTTTTTACTAAAGGTACTGTTGCCGTTGCACAAGGCAAAATCCTTGTCCGTCTACCATCCGCAGCTCGCCTACTGTGTCGTTCAGTTTCTGGAGAAGGACGCGTCTCTAACGGAGCCCGTTATTAGGAATCTgttgaaattttggccaaagaCACATTCCCCCAAAGAAGTGATGTTCCTCAACGAACTCGAGGAGATTCTCGACGTGATCGAGCCCGCCGAGTTCCAAAAAGTAATGGACCCTCTGTTCAGGCAGCTCGCCAAATGCGTCTCGTCGCCGCACTTTCAG GTGGCCGAAAGAGCTCTCTACTACTGGAATAATGAGTACATAATGTCACTGATATCGGATAATTATTCCGTCATATTGCCGATAATGTATCCGGCATTGTACAGAAATTCGCGCAATCACTGGAACAAAACGATCCACGGACTGATATACAACGCTCTGAAGCTATTTATGGAAATGAATCAGAAAGTATTCGACGAATGTACCCAGCAGTACTATCag AAGGAGCGCAAGGTATTGAAAGATAGGAACGAGGCGTGGGTCAGAGTCGAGGCGCTGGCGATGAGGCATCCTGGATATTCGTCGACCAACATAGACACGAATTACCCATACACGTTGCCGCCCGACGACGACGCGGAAGCGGATCAAACGCCGTTGATATTCGAAAAGCCAAAAGCCAAATTCACGGAGGTGAGAGGCGTTCCACTGTCAAATGCGTTCGACGGGGAAAAA GCGCTGCCGACGGCGGACCAACCAGTGAAGATGAAGGGGCTACTGCGGAGGAAGAGCGAACTGCCCCAGGATTCTTACACGATGAGAGCGCTTTCGGATCACAAACGCGCGGACGAATACCTCGTCACGCCACCGGATCCGAACAACTGCTAG
- the LOC124413772 gene encoding serine/threonine-protein phosphatase 2A 56 kDa regulatory subunit gamma isoform-like isoform X1, with product MQNKMQTFGGLAFGNVFKKKANKTAGGTPGGSTPPPPPTLINKIKYQPGGPVIKKDKRQSSSRFNISKNRELQKLPLLTEAQQGNEREELFIQKLRQCCVLFDFEADPLSDLKWKEVKRGALHEMVEYVTKNRNVITEAIYPEAVNMFAVNLFRTLPPSSNPNGAEFDPEEDEPTLEAAWPHLQLVYEFFLRLLESQDFQPNIAKRYIDHKFVLQLLELFDSEDPRERDFLKTTLHRIYGKFLGLRAYIRKQINNVFYRFIYETEHHNGIAELLEILGSIINGFALPLKEEHKVFLLKVLLPLHKAKSLSVYHPQLAYCVVQFLEKDASLTEPVIRNLLKFWPKTHSPKEVMFLNELEEILDVIEPAEFQKVMDPLFRQLAKCVSSPHFQVAERALYYWNNEYIMSLISDNYSVILPIMYPALYRNSRNHWNKTIHGLIYNALKLFMEMNQKVFDECTQQYYQDRQKERKVLKDRNEAWVRVEALAMRHPGYSSTNIDTNYPYTLPPDDDAEADQTPLIFEKPKAKFTEVRGVPLSNAFDGEKALPTADQPVKMKGLLRRKSELPQDSYTMRALSDHKRADEYLVTPPDPNNC from the exons atgcaaaataaaatgcaaACCTTCGGCGGTCTTGCATTTGGGAATGTATTTAAAAAGAag GCGAACAAAACGGCTGGGGGAACCCCAGGGGGCAGCACGCCGCCACCCCCGCCAACtctgataaataaaatcaaatatcaaCCCGGGGGACCGGTGATAAAGAAAGATAAACGTCAGAGCAGCTCGAGGTTTAACATATCGAAGAACAGGGAGCTCCAGAAGCTGCCCCTGCTAACAG AAGCGCAGCAGGGTAACGAAAGGGAGGAACTGTTTATACAGAAGCTGAGACAGTGCTGCGTACTCTTTGACTTCGAGGCGGATCCATTATCGGATTTAAAATGGAAGGAGGTGAAGCGAGGCGCGCTGCACGAAATGGTAGAATATGTTACAAAAAACAGAAACGTTATCACCGAAGCCATATATCCGGAGGCTGTGAACATG TTTGCAGTGAACCTTTTCCGGACATTGCCGCCATCGTCGAATCCGAACGGAGCAGAATTCGACCCCGAGGAAGACGAGCCGACCCTGGAAGCAGCCTGGCCACATCTACAATTGGTTTACGAATTTTTCCTACGGCTGTTGGAGTCGCAGGACTTTCAACCCAACATTGCTAAGCGGTACATCGACCACAAGTTTGTTTTACAACTGTTGGAATTGTTCGACTCGGAGGACCCGAGGGAGAGGGACTTTCTCAAAACTACGCTTCACAGAATTTATGGAAAGTTTCTCGGATTAAGGGCTTACATAAGAAAACAGATAAACAACGTTTTCTACCGATTCATATACGAGACGGAACATCATAACGGTATAGCCGAATTGCTGGAAATATTGGGGAG CATTATCAACGGTTTTGCGCTGCCGCTGAAAGAGGAACACAAGGTGTTTTTACTAAAGGTACTGTTGCCGTTGCACAAGGCAAAATCCTTGTCCGTCTACCATCCGCAGCTCGCCTACTGTGTCGTTCAGTTTCTGGAGAAGGACGCGTCTCTAACGGAGCCCGTTATTAGGAATCTgttgaaattttggccaaagaCACATTCCCCCAAAGAAGTGATGTTCCTCAACGAACTCGAGGAGATTCTCGACGTGATCGAGCCCGCCGAGTTCCAAAAAGTAATGGACCCTCTGTTCAGGCAGCTCGCCAAATGCGTCTCGTCGCCGCACTTTCAG GTGGCCGAAAGAGCTCTCTACTACTGGAATAATGAGTACATAATGTCACTGATATCGGATAATTATTCCGTCATATTGCCGATAATGTATCCGGCATTGTACAGAAATTCGCGCAATCACTGGAACAAAACGATCCACGGACTGATATACAACGCTCTGAAGCTATTTATGGAAATGAATCAGAAAGTATTCGACGAATGTACCCAGCAGTACTATCag GATCGCCAGAAGGAGCGCAAGGTATTGAAAGATAGGAACGAGGCGTGGGTCAGAGTCGAGGCGCTGGCGATGAGGCATCCTGGATATTCGTCGACCAACATAGACACGAATTACCCATACACGTTGCCGCCCGACGACGACGCGGAAGCGGATCAAACGCCGTTGATATTCGAAAAGCCAAAAGCCAAATTCACGGAGGTGAGAGGCGTTCCACTGTCAAATGCGTTCGACGGGGAAAAA GCGCTGCCGACGGCGGACCAACCAGTGAAGATGAAGGGGCTACTGCGGAGGAAGAGCGAACTGCCCCAGGATTCTTACACGATGAGAGCGCTTTCGGATCACAAACGCGCGGACGAATACCTCGTCACGCCACCGGATCCGAACAACTGCTAG
- the LOC124413772 gene encoding serine/threonine-protein phosphatase 2A 56 kDa regulatory subunit gamma isoform-like isoform X3, whose amino-acid sequence MESVKNKDKGRNGKDGSDLGDEANKTAGGTPGGSTPPPPPTLINKIKYQPGGPVIKKDKRQSSSRFNISKNRELQKLPLLTEAQQGNEREELFIQKLRQCCVLFDFEADPLSDLKWKEVKRGALHEMVEYVTKNRNVITEAIYPEAVNMFAVNLFRTLPPSSNPNGAEFDPEEDEPTLEAAWPHLQLVYEFFLRLLESQDFQPNIAKRYIDHKFVLQLLELFDSEDPRERDFLKTTLHRIYGKFLGLRAYIRKQINNVFYRFIYETEHHNGIAELLEILGSIINGFALPLKEEHKVFLLKVLLPLHKAKSLSVYHPQLAYCVVQFLEKDASLTEPVIRNLLKFWPKTHSPKEVMFLNELEEILDVIEPAEFQKVMDPLFRQLAKCVSSPHFQVAERALYYWNNEYIMSLISDNYSVILPIMYPALYRNSRNHWNKTIHGLIYNALKLFMEMNQKVFDECTQQYYQDRQKERKVLKDRNEAWVRVEALAMRHPGYSSTNIDTNYPYTLPPDDDAEADQTPLIFEKPKAKFTEALPTADQPVKMKGLLRRKSELPQDSYTMRALSDHKRADEYLVTPPDPNNC is encoded by the exons ATG GAGTCGGTGAAAAACAAGGACAAGGGAAGGAACGGGAAAGATGGTTCGGACCTTGGCGACGAG GCGAACAAAACGGCTGGGGGAACCCCAGGGGGCAGCACGCCGCCACCCCCGCCAACtctgataaataaaatcaaatatcaaCCCGGGGGACCGGTGATAAAGAAAGATAAACGTCAGAGCAGCTCGAGGTTTAACATATCGAAGAACAGGGAGCTCCAGAAGCTGCCCCTGCTAACAG AAGCGCAGCAGGGTAACGAAAGGGAGGAACTGTTTATACAGAAGCTGAGACAGTGCTGCGTACTCTTTGACTTCGAGGCGGATCCATTATCGGATTTAAAATGGAAGGAGGTGAAGCGAGGCGCGCTGCACGAAATGGTAGAATATGTTACAAAAAACAGAAACGTTATCACCGAAGCCATATATCCGGAGGCTGTGAACATG TTTGCAGTGAACCTTTTCCGGACATTGCCGCCATCGTCGAATCCGAACGGAGCAGAATTCGACCCCGAGGAAGACGAGCCGACCCTGGAAGCAGCCTGGCCACATCTACAATTGGTTTACGAATTTTTCCTACGGCTGTTGGAGTCGCAGGACTTTCAACCCAACATTGCTAAGCGGTACATCGACCACAAGTTTGTTTTACAACTGTTGGAATTGTTCGACTCGGAGGACCCGAGGGAGAGGGACTTTCTCAAAACTACGCTTCACAGAATTTATGGAAAGTTTCTCGGATTAAGGGCTTACATAAGAAAACAGATAAACAACGTTTTCTACCGATTCATATACGAGACGGAACATCATAACGGTATAGCCGAATTGCTGGAAATATTGGGGAG CATTATCAACGGTTTTGCGCTGCCGCTGAAAGAGGAACACAAGGTGTTTTTACTAAAGGTACTGTTGCCGTTGCACAAGGCAAAATCCTTGTCCGTCTACCATCCGCAGCTCGCCTACTGTGTCGTTCAGTTTCTGGAGAAGGACGCGTCTCTAACGGAGCCCGTTATTAGGAATCTgttgaaattttggccaaagaCACATTCCCCCAAAGAAGTGATGTTCCTCAACGAACTCGAGGAGATTCTCGACGTGATCGAGCCCGCCGAGTTCCAAAAAGTAATGGACCCTCTGTTCAGGCAGCTCGCCAAATGCGTCTCGTCGCCGCACTTTCAG GTGGCCGAAAGAGCTCTCTACTACTGGAATAATGAGTACATAATGTCACTGATATCGGATAATTATTCCGTCATATTGCCGATAATGTATCCGGCATTGTACAGAAATTCGCGCAATCACTGGAACAAAACGATCCACGGACTGATATACAACGCTCTGAAGCTATTTATGGAAATGAATCAGAAAGTATTCGACGAATGTACCCAGCAGTACTATCag GATCGCCAGAAGGAGCGCAAGGTATTGAAAGATAGGAACGAGGCGTGGGTCAGAGTCGAGGCGCTGGCGATGAGGCATCCTGGATATTCGTCGACCAACATAGACACGAATTACCCATACACGTTGCCGCCCGACGACGACGCGGAAGCGGATCAAACGCCGTTGATATTCGAAAAGCCAAAAGCCAAATTCACGGAG GCGCTGCCGACGGCGGACCAACCAGTGAAGATGAAGGGGCTACTGCGGAGGAAGAGCGAACTGCCCCAGGATTCTTACACGATGAGAGCGCTTTCGGATCACAAACGCGCGGACGAATACCTCGTCACGCCACCGGATCCGAACAACTGCTAG
- the LOC124413772 gene encoding serine/threonine-protein phosphatase 2A 56 kDa regulatory subunit gamma isoform-like isoform X5 produces the protein MESVKNKDKGRNGKDGSDLGDEANKTAGGTPGGSTPPPPPTLINKIKYQPGGPVIKKDKRQSSSRFNISKNRELQKLPLLTEAQQGNEREELFIQKLRQCCVLFDFEADPLSDLKWKEVKRGALHEMVEYVTKNRNVITEAIYPEAVNMFAVNLFRTLPPSSNPNGAEFDPEEDEPTLEAAWPHLQLVYEFFLRLLESQDFQPNIAKRYIDHKFVLQLLELFDSEDPRERDFLKTTLHRIYGKFLGLRAYIRKQINNVFYRFIYETEHHNGIAELLEILGSIINGFALPLKEEHKVFLLKVLLPLHKAKSLSVYHPQLAYCVVQFLEKDASLTEPVIRNLLKFWPKTHSPKEVMFLNELEEILDVIEPAEFQKVMDPLFRQLAKCVSSPHFQVAERALYYWNNEYIMSLISDNYSVILPIMYPALYRNSRNHWNKTIHGLIYNALKLFMEMNQKVFDECTQQYYQDRQKERKVLKDRNEAWVRVEALAMRHPGYSSTNIDTNYPYTLPPDDDAEADQTPLIFEKPKAKFTEVRGVPLSNAFDGEKALPTADQPVKMKGLLRRKSELPQDSYTMRALSDHKRADEYLVTPPDPNNC, from the exons ATG GAGTCGGTGAAAAACAAGGACAAGGGAAGGAACGGGAAAGATGGTTCGGACCTTGGCGACGAG GCGAACAAAACGGCTGGGGGAACCCCAGGGGGCAGCACGCCGCCACCCCCGCCAACtctgataaataaaatcaaatatcaaCCCGGGGGACCGGTGATAAAGAAAGATAAACGTCAGAGCAGCTCGAGGTTTAACATATCGAAGAACAGGGAGCTCCAGAAGCTGCCCCTGCTAACAG AAGCGCAGCAGGGTAACGAAAGGGAGGAACTGTTTATACAGAAGCTGAGACAGTGCTGCGTACTCTTTGACTTCGAGGCGGATCCATTATCGGATTTAAAATGGAAGGAGGTGAAGCGAGGCGCGCTGCACGAAATGGTAGAATATGTTACAAAAAACAGAAACGTTATCACCGAAGCCATATATCCGGAGGCTGTGAACATG TTTGCAGTGAACCTTTTCCGGACATTGCCGCCATCGTCGAATCCGAACGGAGCAGAATTCGACCCCGAGGAAGACGAGCCGACCCTGGAAGCAGCCTGGCCACATCTACAATTGGTTTACGAATTTTTCCTACGGCTGTTGGAGTCGCAGGACTTTCAACCCAACATTGCTAAGCGGTACATCGACCACAAGTTTGTTTTACAACTGTTGGAATTGTTCGACTCGGAGGACCCGAGGGAGAGGGACTTTCTCAAAACTACGCTTCACAGAATTTATGGAAAGTTTCTCGGATTAAGGGCTTACATAAGAAAACAGATAAACAACGTTTTCTACCGATTCATATACGAGACGGAACATCATAACGGTATAGCCGAATTGCTGGAAATATTGGGGAG CATTATCAACGGTTTTGCGCTGCCGCTGAAAGAGGAACACAAGGTGTTTTTACTAAAGGTACTGTTGCCGTTGCACAAGGCAAAATCCTTGTCCGTCTACCATCCGCAGCTCGCCTACTGTGTCGTTCAGTTTCTGGAGAAGGACGCGTCTCTAACGGAGCCCGTTATTAGGAATCTgttgaaattttggccaaagaCACATTCCCCCAAAGAAGTGATGTTCCTCAACGAACTCGAGGAGATTCTCGACGTGATCGAGCCCGCCGAGTTCCAAAAAGTAATGGACCCTCTGTTCAGGCAGCTCGCCAAATGCGTCTCGTCGCCGCACTTTCAG GTGGCCGAAAGAGCTCTCTACTACTGGAATAATGAGTACATAATGTCACTGATATCGGATAATTATTCCGTCATATTGCCGATAATGTATCCGGCATTGTACAGAAATTCGCGCAATCACTGGAACAAAACGATCCACGGACTGATATACAACGCTCTGAAGCTATTTATGGAAATGAATCAGAAAGTATTCGACGAATGTACCCAGCAGTACTATCag GATCGCCAGAAGGAGCGCAAGGTATTGAAAGATAGGAACGAGGCGTGGGTCAGAGTCGAGGCGCTGGCGATGAGGCATCCTGGATATTCGTCGACCAACATAGACACGAATTACCCATACACGTTGCCGCCCGACGACGACGCGGAAGCGGATCAAACGCCGTTGATATTCGAAAAGCCAAAAGCCAAATTCACGGAGGTGAGAGGCGTTCCACTGTCAAATGCGTTCGACGGGGAAAAA GCGCTGCCGACGGCGGACCAACCAGTGAAGATGAAGGGGCTACTGCGGAGGAAGAGCGAACTGCCCCAGGATTCTTACACGATGAGAGCGCTTTCGGATCACAAACGCGCGGACGAATACCTCGTCACGCCACCGGATCCGAACAACTGCTAG
- the LOC124413772 gene encoding serine/threonine-protein phosphatase 2A 56 kDa regulatory subunit gamma isoform-like isoform X4, giving the protein MAPSLGSTTGGLPKSPSFHQGLSFATVLPHEINKQGPSASALHYQPLQPLLIEAQQGNEREELFIQKLRQCCVLFDFEADPLSDLKWKEVKRGALHEMVEYVTKNRNVITEAIYPEAVNMFAVNLFRTLPPSSNPNGAEFDPEEDEPTLEAAWPHLQLVYEFFLRLLESQDFQPNIAKRYIDHKFVLQLLELFDSEDPRERDFLKTTLHRIYGKFLGLRAYIRKQINNVFYRFIYETEHHNGIAELLEILGSIINGFALPLKEEHKVFLLKVLLPLHKAKSLSVYHPQLAYCVVQFLEKDASLTEPVIRNLLKFWPKTHSPKEVMFLNELEEILDVIEPAEFQKVMDPLFRQLAKCVSSPHFQVAERALYYWNNEYIMSLISDNYSVILPIMYPALYRNSRNHWNKTIHGLIYNALKLFMEMNQKVFDECTQQYYQDRQKERKVLKDRNEAWVRVEALAMRHPGYSSTNIDTNYPYTLPPDDDAEADQTPLIFEKPKAKFTEVRGVPLSNAFDGEKALPTADQPVKMKGLLRRKSELPQDSYTMRALSDHKRADEYLVTPPDPNNC; this is encoded by the exons ATGGCTCCGTCCCTCGGCTCGACCACCGGCGGTCTACCAAAGAGTCCAAGTTTTCATCAGGGTCTATCGTTTGCAACGGTATTACCTCACGAGATTAATAAGCAAGGACCTTCGGCATCCGCCCTTCATTATCAGCCCCTCCAACCATTATTGATCG AAGCGCAGCAGGGTAACGAAAGGGAGGAACTGTTTATACAGAAGCTGAGACAGTGCTGCGTACTCTTTGACTTCGAGGCGGATCCATTATCGGATTTAAAATGGAAGGAGGTGAAGCGAGGCGCGCTGCACGAAATGGTAGAATATGTTACAAAAAACAGAAACGTTATCACCGAAGCCATATATCCGGAGGCTGTGAACATG TTTGCAGTGAACCTTTTCCGGACATTGCCGCCATCGTCGAATCCGAACGGAGCAGAATTCGACCCCGAGGAAGACGAGCCGACCCTGGAAGCAGCCTGGCCACATCTACAATTGGTTTACGAATTTTTCCTACGGCTGTTGGAGTCGCAGGACTTTCAACCCAACATTGCTAAGCGGTACATCGACCACAAGTTTGTTTTACAACTGTTGGAATTGTTCGACTCGGAGGACCCGAGGGAGAGGGACTTTCTCAAAACTACGCTTCACAGAATTTATGGAAAGTTTCTCGGATTAAGGGCTTACATAAGAAAACAGATAAACAACGTTTTCTACCGATTCATATACGAGACGGAACATCATAACGGTATAGCCGAATTGCTGGAAATATTGGGGAG CATTATCAACGGTTTTGCGCTGCCGCTGAAAGAGGAACACAAGGTGTTTTTACTAAAGGTACTGTTGCCGTTGCACAAGGCAAAATCCTTGTCCGTCTACCATCCGCAGCTCGCCTACTGTGTCGTTCAGTTTCTGGAGAAGGACGCGTCTCTAACGGAGCCCGTTATTAGGAATCTgttgaaattttggccaaagaCACATTCCCCCAAAGAAGTGATGTTCCTCAACGAACTCGAGGAGATTCTCGACGTGATCGAGCCCGCCGAGTTCCAAAAAGTAATGGACCCTCTGTTCAGGCAGCTCGCCAAATGCGTCTCGTCGCCGCACTTTCAG GTGGCCGAAAGAGCTCTCTACTACTGGAATAATGAGTACATAATGTCACTGATATCGGATAATTATTCCGTCATATTGCCGATAATGTATCCGGCATTGTACAGAAATTCGCGCAATCACTGGAACAAAACGATCCACGGACTGATATACAACGCTCTGAAGCTATTTATGGAAATGAATCAGAAAGTATTCGACGAATGTACCCAGCAGTACTATCag GATCGCCAGAAGGAGCGCAAGGTATTGAAAGATAGGAACGAGGCGTGGGTCAGAGTCGAGGCGCTGGCGATGAGGCATCCTGGATATTCGTCGACCAACATAGACACGAATTACCCATACACGTTGCCGCCCGACGACGACGCGGAAGCGGATCAAACGCCGTTGATATTCGAAAAGCCAAAAGCCAAATTCACGGAGGTGAGAGGCGTTCCACTGTCAAATGCGTTCGACGGGGAAAAA GCGCTGCCGACGGCGGACCAACCAGTGAAGATGAAGGGGCTACTGCGGAGGAAGAGCGAACTGCCCCAGGATTCTTACACGATGAGAGCGCTTTCGGATCACAAACGCGCGGACGAATACCTCGTCACGCCACCGGATCCGAACAACTGCTAG